The Leptospiraceae bacterium genomic interval TCGCTTTGTTATATTACGATGAATGAGAACAACTCCATTTTCTGAGCCATACATTGGGACAACATGCAAAGCAAACCATCGCTCTTTTGTTCGTGAGTGACATGGGTATTCCATAGTGAAGTCAGAGAAAATGCCTTTCATTACTGAAAGGATACCAGCGTTAGCCACTCCAAAGTTATTTCCAATTGGATAATTGGGAATATTGGCGCATACTTCTAAATAGCTTCTACCTATAAAATTACCATTCACATCAAATTCTTTGTTTTCTTCTGCAAAATGTCTCCATGCAGCATTAACTAAAATAAGTATCCCCTGTGAGTCAATTACTGCAATTTGTTCAGACAGGGAATCTAAAACACTTGCATTAAAGGAAACGCTTTGAGCTAAAATTTCTGCTTGCGTTTTTCTGATTTTCTCTTCTATCTTTTTTTGCTCGGTAATATTTGAATGCGCTATCACTACACCTTTTTTTATGCCTGAGGTGGGTGTAACACTCATACGAAACCATCGCTCTGTGGTAGGTGAGTTACAAGGATAATCCATCGCAAACTCGGGTAAGGTTCCATTCATTACAGAGAGGATTCCTTTGTAAGCCGCATCTCCTTCGTTTACATTTGGATAATCGGAAGCTTTATTGCATATGTCAAGATAGTTAGACCCAATATACCAGTGGGTATTGTGATTTGCCCCGTTTTCTTCTGCAAACCGTCTCCAAGCAGCATTAACAGAAATAATATATCCATTTTCATCTAAGATAGCTATGTGCTCGGAGAGAGAATCAAATACACTTATATTTAAAGCGCGGCTACGGGATAACGCTTCTTCACTTTGCTTTAATTTTTCACGCAAAGCCAGATTTTCTGTAATATCGTAAGAACTCGCAAGGAAGCGAGGCTCTTCTCCTTCGCTTGTTAGCTTTCTTGAAATAGAAAGCGCATACTTTCGTTTGCCTACTTTAGGAATATCAATTTCGTATTGCTGTCCATGAGAAAATCCATACGAATACACTTCATTAATCGCATAGTTAGATACTTCTGCAACCTCTCTGGGTAAAATATCGGATACTTTTTTGCCAAGGAATTGTTCGGGAGCAGCAGCTAATCTCTCTGGTTGAAGGGTATGATAATCATACAAAACACCGCTGAGTCCGACTTCAAATAATAAATCTGGAATCTCCTCTATCGTTTTTTTTGGGCTGATCTCTGCATTAGACTCTAGTTCGTTACTTTCGGATAATGCGCGTAATACTGTGATACCTAATCGATACCAGTTTTCTTTTTGAATGTAATTATTGGAGCCTGCTCGAATGACGGATACAATTGCCTCTTCCTTCAATGATTTTCCCCAAACTAGAAATGGGATATCTGGAATTTGTTTCCTTGCTATCTTTATCGCGGCTAACGCATTAAAATGAGGCAAATTATAATTAAATAAAACTAAGTCAGGCTTAAAGGAGGTAAGTGATTTTAAGAAAGTTTTTTCGGTTTCTACTCTTTGAAAACGAGTATGGGGTAAACAATGACGAATCTCACGTTCCGCAAAGTCAGCGTCTAGAAATCTATCTTCCACAATCAAAATACGTGTTTTCATACTCGTAATTTCCTCACCTAACAATGGTTTATCCTGTTTAATAAAAATTGCCATTGTTTTTATGTATATTCTTTTTTTTAAATGCAGTTATATAAAAAAATCGTGACTATCTAAGTTTTCCGACACACTGGTAGGTTTGAATAGAAAAGCGCGAGATATAGTGTCTTGCGAGAGAATGAAAATTATTTTCATTAATTCTTTTTTCTTAGATGAGTAGAATCATTGAATTGCTTAAGTCATATCTTCTTCGTAAGGAAAGGTTACTATGAATTTGCTGCCAGCATTTGGAATGCTTTCTACGGAAATTGTTCCTTTATTAAGATGAATAAAATCTTTGCATAGAATGAGTCCAAGACCGGATCCGCTTTCTCCTTGCGTTCCTTTGGTAGATTTATTGCTATTATTCGCAAAAAGGTTAGTTAAAAAATCTCTTTGAATACCTATGCCATTATCCGCTACAATGATTTCGATAAAATTTCCTTTTGTGCTTATAAGAACTTGAATCTCTCCACCTTCCTTGGTAAATTTAATAGCGTTGGAGATTAAATTTCTGAAGATAGTTTCAATCATCTTCTCATCTAGGAATACAAAGTAATTTCTCTCACACTGAAGAGAGAGTGAAATTTTTTTAGTTTTTGCACCTGCTCGTAAGAGATCAAAAACACTTCTTATCAATTCATTGATATCAAAGCGAGATGGTTCATAGTTGAGATTCCCTTTTTGTGATTTTGCCCAGAGTAATAAGTTTTCTAAAAGAAGATATGCCTGCCTTGCGGATGCATTGATGAAATTCAAATTTTCAATTAGATTCTTT includes:
- a CDS encoding PAS domain S-box protein, coding for MAIFIKQDKPLLGEEITSMKTRILIVEDRFLDADFAEREIRHCLPHTRFQRVETEKTFLKSLTSFKPDLVLFNYNLPHFNALAAIKIARKQIPDIPFLVWGKSLKEEAIVSVIRAGSNNYIQKENWYRLGITVLRALSESNELESNAEISPKKTIEEIPDLLFEVGLSGVLYDYHTLQPERLAAAPEQFLGKKVSDILPREVAEVSNYAINEVYSYGFSHGQQYEIDIPKVGKRKYALSISRKLTSEGEEPRFLASSYDITENLALREKLKQSEEALSRSRALNISVFDSLSEHIAILDENGYIISVNAAWRRFAEENGANHNTHWYIGSNYLDICNKASDYPNVNEGDAAYKGILSVMNGTLPEFAMDYPCNSPTTERWFRMSVTPTSGIKKGVVIAHSNITEQKKIEEKIRKTQAEILAQSVSFNASVLDSLSEQIAVIDSQGILILVNAAWRHFAEENKEFDVNGNFIGRSYLEVCANIPNYPIGNNFGVANAGILSVMKGIFSDFTMEYPCHSRTKERWFALHVVPMYGSENGVVLIHRNITKRKFLEKQKAFEHREKVALINSTEDLIWSVGKDYRLIAANDSFVQRTKKYFGITITQGDSVLSPKIFSSEEIDFWSGLYTKALSGESQKHELYFPETENLNAYWMDVALNPIWHENEITGVACFAKNITSRKIAEQELKKSQDEFIKSNALSSSVFNSLSSHMVVINSDGVIIAVNAAWKKFALENGTTENFIGINYIDVCSSASDNSDAKAANQGILSVMNGSLEEFNMEYPCHSPEEERWFLMHVTPISGIEKGAVIAHRNITERKLLERQRDLEHKEKEQLILELTKNNNDLLQFSFIISHNLRAPLSNLLGLLSLIEDFKIEDEYLKQILNGFGQSTNALNKTMNDLQKIIVIRSQPSISQEEINLSDMVEDVLSQINDLLIETQPVIEIHFDRTPTIYFNRTYLESILMNLFTNSIKFRAPDRTLIISLYTKSSADNLLLTFTDNGIGVDVNRHKERLFGLYQKFHNHPEGKGFGLFLIKSQIESLGGKIKMESTVNVGTKFIIEFPKK
- a CDS encoding HAMP domain-containing histidine kinase, with the translated sequence MNFINASARQAYLLLENLLLWAKSQKGNLNYEPSRFDINELIRSVFDLLRAGAKTKKISLSLQCERNYFVFLDEKMIETIFRNLISNAIKFTKEGGEIQVLISTKGNFIEIIVADNGIGIQRDFLTNLFANNSNKSTKGTQGESGSGLGLILCKDFIHLNKGTISVESIPNAGSKFIVTFPYEEDMT